Below is a window of Micromonospora chersina DNA.
GGCTGCCGAGGGGACCACGCACAAGGAGATCAGGATGCCGGGCAGGTCTGCCACCAGGAAGATCTGGGCGATCGGGCTGGTCGCCGCTCTGGTTCTGACCGCGGCCGTCCTGCTCGGTAGCCGTTGGCGCGATCGTGCGGCAAGCGACCACCATGCCGCCACGACGACAGCGGTGACCCACGTCCACGGGTTGGCGGTCAACCCGGCCGACGGACAGCTCTACGTCGCAACCCACCACGGCGTCGTGCGTATGTCCGACAAGCAGGCCTCACTGGTCGGCGAAGCGCGCCAGGACACCATGGGTTTCGCTGTCGTCGGCCCGGACCACTTCCTCGCCTCCGGCCATCCCGCGCCGGGACAGCCCGGGCCCGCTCACCTCGGCCTCATCGAGAGCCGGGACGCCGGCGAGAGCTGGCAGCCTCTTTCATTGGCCGGGCGGGCCGACTTCCACGTTCTTCGCACCAGCGGCGCGATCACGTACGGCGTGGACTCCACCTCGGGGACGCTGATGGCCAGCAGCGACCGGACCACCTGGGACAGCCGCTCCCGAATCGACGCGTACGACCTCGCCATTGACCCGAAGCGGGCGGACACCGTCCTGGCGACCACCGAACGCGGCGTGCAGCGCTCGACCGACGGCGGCCGCACCTGGCAACCGTCCGGCGGTCCGCCGGCGATTCTCCTGCATTGGCAGGACGCCGAGCGCCTCTATGCCCTCGGGGTGGACGGCCGGATCCTCCTGTCGTCCGACGGTGGAGGCACTTGGTCGCC
It encodes the following:
- a CDS encoding F510_1955 family glycosylhydrolase → MPGRSATRKIWAIGLVAALVLTAAVLLGSRWRDRAASDHHAATTTAVTHVHGLAVNPADGQLYVATHHGVVRMSDKQASLVGEARQDTMGFAVVGPDHFLASGHPAPGQPGPAHLGLIESRDAGESWQPLSLAGRADFHVLRTSGAITYGVDSTSGTLMASSDRTTWDSRSRIDAYDLAIDPKRADTVLATTERGVQRSTDGGRTWQPSGGPPAILLHWQDAERLYALGVDGRILLSSDGGGTWSPTGGTAPEAPVAFTVHGDRLFVATRSGDVRSSSDSGTNWQTLETSLS